The Prevotella melaninogenica genome has a segment encoding these proteins:
- a CDS encoding glycosyltransferase: MFTFDNTTIIISVVLLLVALLTSFLNPFFRKVRIAAYGVPTSTAESEETSNEDEPIEEKEAITEPVVTEEQLPTYPPISIIFTPHDNAQELAKNLPLYLNQDYPADFQVIVVAPQNDHETSDVLKRFASNSHLYTTFIPESSRYMSKKKLAITLGVKAAKYDWVIMADICCYPTGDNWLQAIARNCKEGKDLVVGYTRYEDETPAYRHFERHYLARYFMREYQHNKSYACPFNTLAFRKSRFLREEGFRGNLKYIRGEYDFMVNKYASSNNLVFENSFEGTLIEEAPTEKVWLGTHLFYMENRQHLERTPQHRFLPYIDQTALHGNYFLLCIALALSLLLGMWTISVAAGLSLIISIILRLVIGKKALRRFDIEIPAWKIIPYEIAIAWKHLGYKLKYHRADKYDFISHKL, translated from the coding sequence ATGTTCACTTTTGATAATACGACCATCATCATCTCAGTAGTGTTGCTTTTAGTAGCATTGCTGACCTCTTTTCTCAATCCTTTCTTCCGAAAAGTAAGGATTGCAGCGTATGGTGTGCCAACTTCCACAGCCGAAAGTGAAGAAACAAGTAACGAAGATGAGCCTATAGAGGAGAAGGAAGCAATAACGGAACCTGTTGTCACTGAAGAGCAACTCCCTACTTACCCCCCTATCTCGATCATCTTCACGCCCCATGACAATGCACAGGAGCTTGCAAAGAACCTCCCACTCTATCTGAATCAGGACTATCCAGCAGACTTTCAGGTGATTGTTGTGGCACCACAGAATGATCATGAGACGAGTGATGTGTTAAAACGCTTTGCATCTAACTCGCATCTATACACTACCTTCATCCCTGAATCATCACGCTATATGAGCAAGAAGAAGCTTGCCATTACGCTTGGTGTTAAGGCAGCGAAGTATGATTGGGTGATAATGGCAGACATCTGTTGCTATCCGACGGGTGATAATTGGCTGCAAGCTATAGCCCGAAACTGTAAGGAAGGGAAAGATCTCGTGGTGGGTTACACTCGTTATGAGGACGAAACACCTGCTTATCGACACTTCGAAAGACATTATTTGGCACGCTATTTTATGCGTGAATATCAGCATAATAAGTCCTATGCGTGTCCGTTTAATACTTTAGCTTTCCGTAAAAGTCGTTTCTTACGTGAGGAAGGATTCCGCGGAAACCTCAAGTATATACGTGGAGAATACGACTTCATGGTAAACAAATATGCAAGTAGTAACAACCTTGTGTTTGAAAACTCGTTTGAGGGAACACTCATAGAAGAGGCTCCAACAGAGAAGGTTTGGCTCGGCACACACCTTTTCTATATGGAGAATCGCCAACACTTGGAACGTACACCACAGCATCGTTTCCTCCCGTATATCGACCAAACGGCACTACATGGTAATTACTTCTTACTGTGTATTGCACTTGCACTCTCTCTCCTATTGGGTATGTGGACCATTTCTGTTGCTGCAGGATTATCCCTTATCATCTCTATCATTCTGCGCTTAGTCATTGGAAAGAAAGCACTGAGACGCTTCGATATAGAGATTCCAGCATGGAAGATTATCCCATACGAGATTGCTATCGCATGGAAGCACCTTGGTTATAAGTTGAAATACCATCGTGCAGACAAGTATGACTTCATATCTCACAAACTATAA
- a CDS encoding glycosyltransferase family 4 protein gives MRIIHYIDNIKAGNLLSDYLLRLTTAQKEYADVKTITQQGDFKKLLADFQPDIVHIHTCWEYQAATHAYWAAKKQCAVVFSPHWELDARARTTEQKSTKKVKTLLYQAEMVRRMDALLVSSEQERQDILKLGWTKRIDIVQDSVLNSSLSDDDMALQTISFYRKVLDTRYQFAMTAMEKDAISSLLHVGLAQETTHNLLPSDQLLNLRSLNPEQWRRIFLYADDEGIREIVDNCISRLQLNAPTIDTAAIQRFPLLSPKETTSVDTDKLIGNQPMTRQRLANYSNEEDAIIKKIATIIANTRQVERKKKLSLRLLADLYTVIKYNDYDEDRLADVLRHLRLYRYSRRMIQLLAEKVLLKEGFMPVPPRDDRKTKGIKRNNFVQRH, from the coding sequence ATGCGCATCATCCATTACATAGACAACATAAAGGCAGGCAATCTGCTTTCTGATTACCTTCTACGACTCACCACAGCGCAGAAAGAATATGCTGATGTCAAGACGATTACACAACAGGGGGATTTCAAGAAGCTCCTTGCTGACTTCCAACCTGACATCGTTCATATTCATACCTGTTGGGAGTATCAAGCTGCCACACACGCTTATTGGGCTGCTAAGAAGCAGTGTGCAGTAGTGTTCTCACCGCATTGGGAACTCGATGCGAGAGCAAGAACGACCGAACAGAAGTCTACTAAGAAGGTGAAGACACTGCTCTATCAAGCGGAGATGGTGAGAAGAATGGATGCGCTCCTTGTGAGTAGCGAGCAAGAAAGGCAAGACATTCTAAAGTTAGGCTGGACGAAACGCATTGATATCGTACAGGACAGTGTTCTTAATAGTTCGCTGAGCGATGACGATATGGCACTGCAAACGATTTCTTTCTATCGTAAAGTGCTTGACACACGCTATCAATTTGCCATGACAGCAATGGAGAAAGATGCTATTTCAAGCCTACTACACGTTGGTTTAGCACAAGAGACAACCCACAACCTCTTGCCCAGCGACCAACTTCTGAACCTACGAAGTCTGAATCCAGAACAATGGCGAAGAATCTTCCTCTATGCTGATGACGAGGGAATAAGAGAAATTGTGGACAACTGTATCAGCCGTCTACAACTCAATGCGCCCACTATCGACACTGCTGCCATACAGCGATTCCCACTCTTGTCACCAAAGGAAACGACCTCGGTTGACACAGATAAGCTGATAGGAAACCAACCCATGACACGACAGCGACTCGCTAACTACTCCAATGAGGAAGATGCTATCATCAAGAAGATAGCAACCATCATTGCAAACACACGACAGGTAGAGCGGAAGAAGAAACTTTCCCTACGTCTGTTAGCTGATTTATACACAGTTATAAAGTATAATGACTACGACGAAGACCGACTTGCAGACGTGCTCCGCCACCTTCGTCTCTATCGCTATTCACGTCGTATGATACAGCTCCTTGCCGAGAAGGTGCTTCTTAAAGAGGGATTCATGCCCGTCCCTCCACGTGATGACAGGAAAACAAAGGGCATCAAAAGAAATAATTTCGTACAAAGACATTAA
- a CDS encoding fructose-1,6-bisphosphatase has protein sequence MTQKKYDLKKDERYLRLLAKSFPNIADAATEIINLEAIAHLPKGTEHFLADIHGEYQAFQHVLKNASGNIKRKVNELFGERLRNIEKQELCTLIYYPEQKLELVKKEEKDIKDWYHITIHRLIEVCRDVSSKYTRSKVRKSLPDDFSYIIQELLHEHADDKDKTDYVSAIIKTIISTGRADDFIIAICEVIQRLVIDQLHILGDVYDRGPGAHIVMDTLKNYHNWDITWGNHDILWMGACAGNDACICNVIRIALRYANMATIEDGYGINLIQLATFAMDVYGDDPCEEFMPKISKDNPLDERSKTLTAQMHKAISILQFKIESQMISRHPLWKMDDRRLLKAIDYKKGTITLDGKEYKMRSCNFPTIDPKNPEQLTEAEQALIDRLHQSFTGSEKLRSHIRSLLRHGCMYNVFNHNLLYHASIPLTKEGKLKEVEIGPGVKLKGKELLYQTGMKIRSAFQTNNELQTEEERQDAIDFFLFLWCGPDSPLFDKAKMATFERYFIAEKETHHEEKGYYFGMRDNEEIADMILDEFDVPQPNRHIINGHVPVHVVKGENPIKANGKLMVIDGGFSQAYHKETGIAGYTLVYHSRGFQLVQHEPFTSTEDAIKRGTDIVSTIQIVEMNQQRLRVEDTDKGTELRLQIEALKELLYAYRCGFLTEHERKTPPKV, from the coding sequence ATGACACAGAAGAAATACGATTTAAAAAAGGATGAACGCTACTTACGACTATTAGCAAAGTCGTTCCCAAATATTGCTGACGCTGCAACTGAGATTATCAACCTTGAGGCTATCGCACACCTCCCAAAAGGTACTGAACACTTCCTTGCCGACATTCATGGCGAGTATCAAGCGTTCCAACACGTACTTAAAAATGCCTCTGGTAACATCAAGAGAAAGGTTAACGAGCTCTTTGGTGAAAGACTCAGAAACATTGAAAAGCAAGAACTTTGCACTCTGATTTATTATCCAGAACAGAAACTCGAGCTCGTTAAGAAAGAGGAAAAGGATATCAAAGACTGGTATCATATCACCATACACCGACTGATAGAGGTATGTCGTGATGTGTCCAGCAAATATACACGCTCAAAGGTTCGGAAGTCTTTGCCGGATGATTTCTCTTATATCATCCAAGAGTTACTGCACGAACATGCAGACGACAAAGACAAGACTGACTATGTGAGTGCTATCATCAAGACGATTATCTCTACTGGACGAGCTGATGACTTCATCATTGCGATTTGTGAGGTTATCCAACGATTAGTCATCGACCAGCTGCATATCTTAGGTGATGTGTACGATCGTGGACCGGGTGCTCACATCGTAATGGACACCTTAAAGAACTATCACAACTGGGATATCACATGGGGAAACCATGATATCCTATGGATGGGAGCCTGTGCTGGTAACGACGCTTGTATCTGTAATGTCATTCGCATAGCCCTGCGTTATGCAAACATGGCTACTATTGAGGATGGATATGGTATCAACCTTATTCAGTTGGCTACCTTTGCAATGGACGTATATGGTGATGACCCATGCGAGGAGTTCATGCCAAAGATATCGAAAGACAATCCACTCGACGAACGTAGCAAGACACTGACAGCGCAGATGCACAAGGCTATCAGTATCCTTCAGTTTAAGATTGAATCACAGATGATCAGCCGTCATCCGCTTTGGAAGATGGACGACCGTCGTTTGCTCAAAGCTATCGACTATAAGAAGGGTACGATTACCCTCGATGGTAAGGAATATAAGATGCGTTCATGCAACTTCCCAACCATCGATCCAAAGAATCCAGAGCAGCTTACAGAGGCTGAACAGGCACTCATCGATCGTCTTCATCAGTCGTTTACAGGCAGTGAGAAGTTACGCAGTCATATCCGTTCTCTGCTCCGCCACGGCTGTATGTATAACGTCTTCAACCACAATCTCCTTTATCATGCCTCTATCCCACTCACAAAAGAGGGCAAACTAAAAGAGGTTGAGATTGGTCCAGGTGTGAAGTTGAAGGGTAAGGAGTTGCTTTATCAGACTGGTATGAAGATTCGTTCTGCCTTCCAGACAAACAATGAACTGCAGACAGAAGAAGAACGTCAAGATGCTATCGACTTCTTCCTCTTCCTATGGTGTGGACCTGATAGTCCGCTCTTCGACAAGGCAAAGATGGCTACTTTCGAACGCTACTTCATTGCTGAGAAGGAAACTCACCATGAGGAGAAAGGCTACTACTTTGGTATGCGAGACAATGAGGAGATTGCCGATATGATCTTAGATGAGTTTGATGTGCCACAGCCTAACCGTCACATCATCAATGGTCATGTCCCTGTTCATGTTGTCAAGGGTGAGAATCCTATCAAGGCAAATGGTAAACTGATGGTGATTGATGGTGGTTTCTCACAAGCCTATCACAAGGAAACGGGTATTGCAGGCTACACCCTCGTCTATCACTCACGTGGCTTCCAGCTCGTACAACACGAGCCTTTCACATCAACAGAAGATGCCATCAAGCGAGGAACAGACATTGTTTCAACCATCCAGATTG